One genomic window of Paenibacillus xylanilyticus includes the following:
- a CDS encoding tRNA (adenine(22)-N(1))-methyltransferase codes for MKLSNRLQQIHDQIPEGSRLADIGSDHALLPVAAVRSGKAASAVAGEVNPGPYEAARKQVSDAGLQEKITVRRGDGLEVVSAGEVDVITIAGMGGALIASILDRGLSKLEEVKMLILQPNVGEDILRRWLLDHQWVVVAERLLEEDGKIYEIITAMPQATSPIANEEVYLARPLEGGVVLTQDLLLRMGPYLVDRPTDVFFAKWESEIVKLKGVVQSISKSDQDSSREKAAEVERLIANLKEVLECLPKVKL; via the coding sequence ATGAAACTTTCGAATCGATTACAACAAATACATGATCAAATTCCCGAGGGCAGCCGTCTAGCCGATATAGGCTCTGATCATGCATTGCTGCCGGTAGCTGCCGTTCGCAGTGGGAAGGCTGCAAGTGCTGTGGCAGGAGAAGTTAACCCGGGACCCTACGAGGCCGCGCGCAAACAGGTAAGTGATGCAGGGCTGCAGGAAAAAATTACCGTTCGTCGTGGAGACGGACTGGAAGTCGTCTCTGCAGGCGAGGTAGATGTCATTACGATTGCGGGAATGGGTGGAGCATTAATTGCTTCCATACTGGACCGCGGCCTATCCAAACTGGAAGAAGTGAAGATGCTTATCCTTCAACCTAATGTGGGTGAGGATATCCTCAGACGCTGGCTGCTGGATCATCAATGGGTGGTTGTGGCAGAACGATTGCTTGAGGAAGATGGCAAGATCTATGAGATTATTACAGCCATGCCGCAGGCAACCAGTCCAATTGCGAATGAGGAAGTGTACCTCGCCCGCCCGCTTGAAGGCGGAGTCGTTCTGACGCAAGATCTATTGCTGCGTATGGGTCCATATCTGGTGGACAGACCCACAGACGTATTCTTTGCAAAATGGGAAAGTGAGATCGTTAAGCTGAAGGGTGTTGTGCAGTCCATCTCAAAATCGGACCAGGACTCTTCGCGTGAAAAGGCTGCCGAGGTGGAACGTCTGATTGCAAACCTGAAGGAGGTACTCGAATGTTTGCCAAAGGTCAAACTGTAA
- a CDS encoding Nif3-like dinuclear metal center hexameric protein: MFAKGQTVIQLMEQLAPKHLAVPDDRIGLQLGSLQKEINHVLIALDVTDEVVEEAIRIGANLIIAHHAIIFRPVKSFNTDTPMGKLYEKLIKHDIAVYISHTNLDVAEGGMNDWMAEAIGIESKESLEDVHTDHLYKLAVFVPRTHHEQVLQAILEAGAGSIGQYSKCSFNTEGTGTFVPGEGTQPFIGTQGQLERVEEMRIETIVPQSLRSKVVQAMLKAHPYEEVAYDLYAMDLKGRTLGLGRLGPLKEPKTLGELVEVVKAQLNVPYVRVVGDLNRQIKKAAVLGGSGSRYTLTARFKGADVIVTGDIDYHTAHDALMAGMCIIDAGHNAEKIMKSKTADWLRLRLTDKRYETQVTASEVNTEVFQFM, from the coding sequence ATGTTTGCCAAAGGTCAAACTGTAATTCAATTGATGGAGCAGCTGGCTCCCAAACATCTGGCTGTACCCGATGACCGGATCGGACTGCAGCTGGGCAGTCTGCAAAAAGAGATAAATCACGTTCTTATTGCTCTTGATGTGACTGATGAAGTTGTAGAGGAAGCTATTCGAATCGGTGCCAATCTCATTATTGCTCACCATGCTATTATTTTCCGGCCGGTAAAATCATTCAATACGGATACACCGATGGGTAAATTGTATGAGAAGCTGATTAAGCATGATATTGCCGTATATATCAGTCACACCAATCTGGACGTGGCCGAAGGCGGCATGAATGATTGGATGGCTGAAGCGATCGGCATTGAGAGCAAAGAGTCGCTGGAAGATGTACATACAGACCATCTGTACAAGCTGGCTGTATTCGTCCCGCGCACGCATCATGAACAGGTGCTTCAGGCCATTCTGGAAGCTGGAGCCGGAAGTATCGGCCAATACAGCAAATGCAGCTTCAATACCGAAGGAACAGGAACCTTTGTACCAGGAGAAGGGACACAGCCTTTTATTGGTACACAGGGCCAGCTGGAGCGAGTGGAAGAGATGCGTATTGAGACCATTGTACCGCAGAGCCTGCGGAGCAAAGTGGTACAGGCCATGCTGAAGGCTCACCCTTATGAAGAAGTGGCCTATGACCTGTATGCCATGGATTTAAAAGGCCGTACACTCGGTCTGGGGCGTCTTGGACCCCTCAAGGAACCAAAGACACTGGGTGAACTGGTAGAGGTCGTGAAGGCCCAATTAAACGTGCCATACGTTCGTGTCGTAGGGGATCTGAACCGGCAGATCAAAAAAGCGGCAGTCCTTGGCGGTTCGGGAAGCCGTTATACGCTGACAGCTCGTTTCAAAGGGGCCGATGTCATCGTAACGGGAGATATTGATTATCATACCGCTCATGATGCGCTGATGGCTGGCATGTGCATCATAGATGCGGGTCATAATGCCGAGAAGATCATGAAGTCCAAAACAGCGGACTGGCTGCGTTTGCGATTGACAGACAAGCGTTATGAGACCCAAGTGACGGCTTCGGAGGTCAATACGGAAGTATTCCAGTTTATGTAG